In Phragmites australis chromosome 24, lpPhrAust1.1, whole genome shotgun sequence, the following are encoded in one genomic region:
- the LOC133907597 gene encoding probable NADH dehydrogenase [ubiquinone] 1 alpha subcomplex subunit 12: protein MAAVVRGVLRGIREKGLTNFLRDARDEGYFKCLLDGNLLQTKIHNIGATLVGVDKFGNKYYEKLHDTQYGRHRWVEYADKGRYNASQVPPEWHGWLHHITDNTGDKLLNQKTARYLVEHKQNFSGEGEELIYHSKGHALNPGQRDWTRYQPWEPKKEQASS from the exons ATGGCCGCGGTGGTGCGGGGCGTACTCAGGGGCATCAGGGAGAAGGGCCTCACAAACTTCCTCCGCGACGCCCGCGACGAAGGATACTT CAAATGCCTTCTGGATGGGAACCTGTT GCAAACAAAAATTCACAATATCGGCGCAACACTTGTAGGGGTTGACAAGTTTGGAAACAAGTACTATGAGAAACTACATGACACTCAATATG GAAGGCATAGGTGGGTAGAATATGCAGATAAAGGTCGCTACAATGCATCCCAAGTGCCTCCTGAATGGCATGGATGGCTGCACCACATCACAGATAACACTGGGGATAAG CTGCTGAACCAGAAGACTGCTAGATACCTTGTGGAACACAAGCAGAACTTCTCAGGCGAGGGTGAGGAATTGATATACCACTCCAAGGGGCACGCTCTAAACCCAGGGCAAAGGGACTGGACAAGGTACCAGCCTTGGGAGCCAAAGAAAGAGCAAGCCTCTTCCTGA